In a genomic window of Corynebacterium coyleae:
- a CDS encoding type II toxin-antitoxin system Y4mF family antitoxin, protein MDIETLGAFVRAQRKERRLTQLEVAELADVSDRFLRELEHGKPTAEIGKAMEVLAVLGYDLEPVVHRGDLL, encoded by the coding sequence GTGGACATTGAGACGCTTGGCGCTTTTGTACGCGCCCAACGTAAGGAGCGCAGGCTGACGCAGCTTGAAGTCGCAGAACTTGCCGACGTCTCAGACCGGTTCCTTAGGGAACTCGAGCACGGCAAGCCGACTGCGGAAATCGGGAAGGCCATGGAGGTGCTCGCGGTGCTGGGGTACGACCTTGAGCCTGTGGTGCATAGGGGTGATCTGTTGTGA
- a CDS encoding GmrSD restriction endonuclease domain-containing protein, whose translation MYSPRPLRRRVNGREDFSEEDAEQWTHRLGNLLLLNRRSNSRAQNYDFAVKKDKYFTSDQGVAVFALTTQVLKEPVWTPEVIADRQKYLVGTLAREWDLS comes from the coding sequence ATGTACTCCCCCAGACCCCTCCGCAGGAGAGTCAATGGGCGCGAGGACTTCTCCGAGGAGGACGCGGAGCAGTGGACGCACCGCCTAGGCAACTTGCTGCTGCTTAACCGCCGTTCCAATTCTCGAGCACAAAACTACGACTTCGCCGTGAAGAAGGACAAATACTTCACCTCTGATCAGGGAGTGGCGGTATTCGCCCTCACCACGCAAGTGCTGAAGGAACCCGTGTGGACACCTGAAGTTATCGCCGACCGTCAGAAATATCTGGTGGGGACTCTGGCGCGGGAGTGGGATTTGTCCTAA
- a CDS encoding inorganic phosphate transporter, with product MSITILLVLIIVVALFFDFTNGFHDTANAMATSIATGALKPKTAVALAGILNLIGAFLSVAVAKTVANGIVKLDVFDLSDTVESERLLLVVFAGLTGAILWNLFTWLYGIPSSSSHALFGGLIGAAIAAIGWQGVVWGGVLHKIILPALFAPFVAGLVAMIGTWLVYRLTSNAEKEHRDNYFRWGQIGTASLVALAHGTSDAQKTMGVIFLAMVAAGQFDSDHTMPFWIQASCALAIAIGTYSGGFRVIRTLGKGLVEIHPPQGMAAETSSAAIILTSSHLGMALSTTHVATGSIMGSGLTGPKGEVRWGVAGRMAIAWITTLPIAAFVAFVTWWAARWVSDLGGDPVWGGIMLAVVLVICGGYMFIVAQREPVHRDNVNDDWESDSLIDEPTTPHRGEPAHIVDTTRGLDHQ from the coding sequence GTGAGCATCACTATCCTCCTCGTCCTAATTATTGTTGTGGCGCTGTTTTTTGATTTCACGAACGGCTTCCATGACACCGCGAATGCGATGGCGACGTCGATTGCTACTGGCGCGTTGAAGCCGAAGACGGCTGTGGCGTTGGCTGGCATTTTGAACCTCATCGGCGCGTTCTTGTCGGTAGCGGTGGCCAAGACCGTGGCCAACGGCATTGTGAAGCTAGACGTGTTTGACCTCAGCGACACGGTTGAGTCGGAGCGGCTCCTGCTGGTCGTGTTCGCGGGCCTGACGGGCGCCATTCTGTGGAACTTGTTTACGTGGCTGTACGGCATCCCGTCGTCGTCGTCACACGCGCTGTTCGGCGGCCTGATTGGCGCGGCGATCGCGGCGATTGGCTGGCAGGGCGTCGTGTGGGGCGGCGTGCTGCACAAGATCATCCTGCCGGCGTTGTTTGCGCCGTTCGTGGCTGGTCTCGTCGCAATGATTGGCACCTGGCTGGTGTACCGCCTGACGTCGAATGCGGAGAAGGAGCACCGCGACAATTACTTCCGTTGGGGCCAGATTGGCACGGCGTCGCTGGTGGCGTTGGCGCACGGTACGTCGGATGCTCAGAAGACCATGGGTGTGATCTTCCTGGCCATGGTGGCCGCGGGTCAGTTTGATTCGGATCACACGATGCCGTTTTGGATCCAGGCGTCCTGTGCGCTTGCGATCGCGATTGGCACCTACTCGGGTGGTTTCCGCGTGATCCGCACCCTGGGCAAGGGTCTGGTGGAGATTCACCCGCCGCAGGGTATGGCTGCGGAGACGTCGTCGGCGGCGATCATTCTGACGTCGTCGCACTTGGGCATGGCCTTGTCGACGACCCACGTCGCCACCGGTTCCATCATGGGCTCCGGCCTGACGGGCCCGAAGGGCGAGGTGCGTTGGGGCGTTGCCGGCCGCATGGCCATCGCGTGGATCACCACCCTGCCGATCGCCGCGTTCGTCGCGTTCGTCACCTGGTGGGCAGCCCGCTGGGTCTCGGATCTTGGTGGCGACCCCGTGTGGGGCGGCATCATGTTGGCAGTGGTGCTTGTGATTTGCGGCGGTTACATGTTCATCGTGGCGCAGCGCGAGCCGGTGCACCGCGACAATGTCAACGATGACTGGGAGAGCGACTCGCTTATCGACGAACCCACCACCCCCCACCGCGGCGAACCCGCCCATATCGTGGATACGACCCGCGGCCTGGACCACCAGTAA
- a CDS encoding helix-turn-helix transcriptional regulator, with protein MTTQPLAEAFPVGDYLAEELEARGWSEEDFAEILGQPTTFVEALISGQHELTRESAALVGAALGTSAELWLNLQDTYLRRTQ; from the coding sequence ATGACTACTCAACCACTGGCCGAAGCTTTTCCGGTCGGAGACTACCTGGCTGAAGAATTGGAAGCGCGCGGCTGGAGTGAAGAAGACTTTGCAGAAATTCTGGGCCAGCCAACGACGTTTGTGGAAGCGTTGATTTCAGGGCAACACGAGCTCACGAGAGAATCAGCAGCCCTCGTCGGTGCGGCGCTGGGAACTTCGGCAGAGCTGTGGCTGAACCTGCAGGACACGTACCTGCGGCGCACTCAGTAG
- a CDS encoding DUF4357 domain-containing protein: MTHRRPPSPQSESGLRSTQAELDEFIENTNLIISALGISAFQPKATSSKARTSTNTAAAPTHPSDDEEPVFELTVLSQGVQGLGQRTASGFLVLEGSTLRPELRPSAPRGVHATRERYADQIQDNTLTSDLEFTSPSAAAAFLVGGAANGRTMWHLQEEPTTTLAAWEDREGDEADQQAAPIGPLTPPTETH, from the coding sequence TTGACCCATCGGCGACCTCCGTCACCTCAATCTGAGTCAGGATTACGCTCAACCCAAGCGGAGCTGGACGAGTTTATCGAAAACACCAACCTCATCATCAGCGCTCTGGGCATTTCCGCGTTCCAGCCGAAGGCAACTTCGTCGAAGGCTCGCACCTCGACCAACACGGCTGCAGCCCCGACGCACCCGAGCGACGACGAAGAACCGGTCTTCGAACTCACCGTTCTCAGCCAAGGTGTTCAGGGCTTAGGCCAGCGCACCGCTTCCGGTTTCCTCGTCCTGGAGGGATCCACGTTGCGCCCAGAGCTGCGTCCCAGCGCCCCGCGAGGGGTCCACGCCACCCGGGAACGCTACGCGGACCAGATCCAAGACAACACGCTGACCTCAGACTTGGAGTTCACCAGCCCGTCCGCCGCAGCGGCGTTTCTGGTGGGCGGTGCAGCAAATGGCAGAACGATGTGGCACCTGCAGGAAGAACCAACTACCACGTTGGCGGCTTGGGAAGACCGCGAGGGCGACGAAGCCGACCAGCAGGCAGCGCCAATCGGCCCGCTCACACCACCGACCGAAACACACTAA
- a CDS encoding Fic family protein: MNVTQLLSVIFTAGVVFDNLSTSRPATGRFLETGDTTGVRGRSDLALLEDLKSAGEFILNTPATSVDASYLKRINAKLTRSAALNPGSLRTDDQGIGVRTRYGRHEPPALSDSELDTLIDDALNHPDPKHASVDLFLQVARAQPFEDGNKRTAIFAANGYLLAQQSPFLLTAPFDEDDPSVTEHFNDLLARFYMFGEDGPVRDLLLGRGVVAKQCP; the protein is encoded by the coding sequence ATGAACGTCACGCAGTTACTCAGCGTCATCTTCACCGCGGGTGTTGTCTTCGACAACCTGTCCACCAGCAGGCCCGCCACGGGCCGTTTCCTCGAAACCGGCGACACCACCGGCGTGCGCGGACGCAGCGACCTCGCGTTGCTTGAAGACCTCAAATCCGCCGGTGAATTCATCCTTAACACCCCCGCCACCAGCGTCGACGCGTCGTATCTGAAGCGCATCAACGCAAAACTCACGCGGAGCGCGGCGCTCAACCCGGGCAGTTTGCGTACCGACGACCAGGGTATTGGCGTGCGCACTCGCTACGGGCGTCACGAACCGCCGGCGCTCTCCGACTCAGAGCTCGACACTCTTATCGACGACGCCCTCAACCACCCCGACCCAAAACACGCCTCCGTCGACCTATTCCTCCAGGTCGCCCGCGCGCAACCGTTCGAGGATGGTAACAAGCGAACTGCGATCTTCGCCGCGAATGGCTATCTTCTCGCCCAGCAGTCGCCCTTCCTGCTCACCGCGCCCTTCGACGAGGACGACCCGTCCGTCACCGAGCACTTCAACGACCTGCTCGCCCGGTTCTACATGTTCGGCGAGGATGGGCCGGTGAGAGATTTGTTGTTGGGGCGTGGGGTCGTCGCAAAGCAATGCCCGTAG
- a CDS encoding type II toxin-antitoxin system RelE/ParE family toxin, producing MVCVRIRFEDKILKRLAEDSTFQPKRWSPELVRAFRRKIQVLANVSDERDLRALKSLRLEQLRGDRVGTSSIRLNRQFRLVIRFETDEDRRIVVVIEMVDYH from the coding sequence ATGGTCTGCGTGAGAATTCGTTTCGAAGACAAGATCCTTAAACGCCTTGCCGAAGATTCCACGTTCCAGCCAAAGCGTTGGTCTCCCGAGCTGGTGCGAGCCTTTCGTCGCAAGATTCAGGTACTTGCAAATGTCAGTGACGAAAGAGATTTGCGAGCGCTGAAGTCCTTAAGACTCGAGCAACTTCGAGGCGATCGAGTCGGTACCTCATCGATTCGATTAAACAGGCAATTTCGCCTTGTCATTCGGTTTGAGACAGATGAAGATAGACGCATCGTAGTTGTGATCGAGATGGTCGACTACCACTAA
- a CDS encoding amino acid permease, translating to MRQIKAERAADAPDGGTLSWAITLFGTAVGAGILFLPIDAGSFGILPLIFISLLALPMVFMSHRTYSRIVSASPVKGLDVLQVVTALSGRTRGLMTGLMYWLSIYPIVLIYGVSITNTMDSFLVNQLGGPQLPRWVMAALCVGVLTGAYAMGKKATLAFANILVYPLIIALAAVSIYLIPQWDLASFRSYQSDTPTWQALLLILPVFVFSFSHMPAISQAALDAQKRFDGDEKATEKLVSKIEAISAIMLVGFTMFFVWSCSLALGADGMDAAREANIPVLSYLANETHAPFLAVLSPIVALCAIASSYFGHVMGAEEGTTYLVRAVAPKFADRISPKAMRWGIYVFVFVTTVAAAVVNPSILDLISVVDGVFIAFLVYIVPMLLFRNAKAFRRFANKPETIFVFVLGVIIMGVAIWQMFAG from the coding sequence ATGCGGCAAATCAAGGCCGAACGTGCCGCTGACGCGCCCGACGGCGGCACCCTGTCCTGGGCAATCACCCTCTTCGGTACTGCAGTGGGCGCGGGCATTCTGTTCCTGCCTATCGACGCCGGCTCGTTCGGCATCCTCCCCCTCATCTTCATCTCGCTGCTGGCGCTGCCGATGGTGTTCATGTCGCACCGCACCTACTCGCGCATCGTGTCGGCCTCCCCGGTGAAGGGCCTCGACGTCCTGCAGGTGGTTACCGCCCTGTCCGGCCGCACCCGTGGCCTGATGACGGGCCTGATGTACTGGCTGTCCATCTACCCCATCGTATTGATCTACGGCGTGAGTATCACCAACACGATGGACAGCTTCCTGGTCAACCAATTGGGCGGGCCGCAGCTTCCGCGCTGGGTTATGGCAGCGCTGTGCGTGGGTGTGCTCACCGGCGCCTACGCCATGGGCAAGAAAGCCACCCTGGCGTTTGCCAACATCCTGGTCTACCCGCTGATCATCGCGCTCGCGGCCGTGTCCATCTACCTCATCCCCCAGTGGGACCTGGCCAGCTTCCGCTCCTACCAGTCCGACACCCCAACCTGGCAGGCGCTGCTGCTGATCCTGCCGGTCTTCGTGTTCTCCTTTAGCCACATGCCGGCGATCTCCCAGGCGGCCCTCGACGCGCAGAAGCGTTTCGATGGCGACGAGAAGGCCACCGAAAAGCTCGTCTCCAAGATCGAAGCCATCTCCGCGATCATGCTCGTCGGCTTCACCATGTTCTTCGTCTGGTCCTGCAGTCTCGCACTCGGTGCCGACGGCATGGACGCCGCCCGCGAAGCGAACATCCCGGTCCTGTCCTACCTGGCCAACGAAACCCACGCGCCGTTCCTGGCGGTGCTCTCCCCCATCGTCGCCCTGTGCGCGATCGCTTCGTCCTACTTCGGCCACGTCATGGGCGCGGAGGAAGGCACCACCTACCTGGTACGCGCCGTCGCCCCGAAGTTCGCGGACCGCATCAGCCCCAAGGCAATGCGCTGGGGCATTTACGTCTTCGTGTTCGTCACCACCGTTGCTGCAGCCGTGGTCAACCCGTCCATCCTGGACCTGATCTCTGTCGTCGACGGCGTATTCATCGCCTTCCTGGTGTACATCGTGCCGATGCTGCTCTTCCGCAACGCCAAGGCATTCCGCCGCTTTGCCAACAAGCCCGAAACCATCTTCGTGTTCGTTCTCGGTGTGATCATCATGGGCGTCGCCATCTGGCAGATGTTCGCCGGTTAG
- a CDS encoding DUF262 domain-containing protein has translation MTGDYEFEIPEYQRPYAWGAEEALQLLSDLSGALERDTDEPYFLGSIVLVKAPGSPRSEVIDGQQRLTTLTILLALLRDLVDKESLQQSIHKLIESEALEWDNVPAKPRLNIRPRDTHFFRTYVQTPGATQALIGLSDNAVGTDSQKRIRNNAKALHEALVEWDQEQLTQLFKLIAARAYLVTVSTPDLNSAYRIFSVMNARGLPLSPQDIFKSQVIGSIAEYEKQQHAEVWENLEEELGRKQFGDLFLYIRAIKSRTRAVKGLLQEFPDQVLNAYLPDNGKGFIREVLEPYAKADIRMLAQDFHGDDPRWEELNNWLKRLDQLDNDDWRPPALWALKEHGEDVEFLVQFMSKLERLAASMLLRRVYATPRQQRYMELLKQLVEGDGLQADAFELSDAERRETLDRIDGELYLATRVRKYVLLRLDSVLAQDPGASYDHRIITVEHVLPQTPPQESQWARGLLRGGRGAVDAPPRQLAAA, from the coding sequence TTGACCGGCGATTACGAATTCGAGATTCCGGAGTACCAGCGCCCGTACGCATGGGGAGCCGAGGAAGCCCTCCAACTGTTGTCCGATCTGTCCGGTGCGTTGGAGCGTGACACAGATGAGCCGTATTTCCTCGGATCGATCGTGTTAGTCAAAGCCCCTGGCAGTCCGCGCTCTGAGGTCATCGACGGTCAGCAACGACTGACTACGTTGACGATCCTTCTGGCGTTATTGCGGGATCTCGTGGACAAAGAAAGCTTGCAGCAGTCGATCCACAAACTCATCGAGAGCGAGGCGTTGGAATGGGACAACGTGCCTGCCAAGCCACGTTTGAACATCCGACCGCGTGACACACATTTCTTCCGCACCTATGTGCAAACGCCCGGTGCAACCCAGGCGCTTATCGGGCTCAGCGACAACGCTGTAGGGACCGATTCTCAGAAGAGAATCCGCAACAACGCAAAGGCTTTACACGAGGCACTTGTCGAGTGGGACCAGGAACAGTTGACCCAGCTGTTCAAGCTCATTGCCGCTCGCGCATACCTGGTGACGGTGTCCACCCCGGACCTGAATAGCGCGTACCGGATCTTCTCAGTGATGAATGCGCGAGGGCTTCCGTTGTCTCCTCAGGACATCTTCAAATCCCAGGTGATTGGCTCAATCGCGGAATATGAAAAACAACAGCACGCTGAGGTGTGGGAGAACCTCGAGGAGGAACTCGGGCGCAAGCAGTTCGGCGACCTGTTCTTGTACATCCGCGCGATAAAGTCTCGTACTCGTGCTGTGAAGGGTTTGTTACAGGAGTTTCCCGACCAGGTGCTCAATGCATACTTGCCCGACAATGGGAAAGGCTTCATCCGCGAGGTGCTCGAGCCGTACGCGAAGGCAGACATCCGAATGCTTGCCCAGGATTTTCACGGTGATGATCCACGTTGGGAGGAATTGAACAACTGGCTGAAACGGCTGGACCAGCTTGATAACGACGACTGGCGCCCGCCAGCCTTGTGGGCACTCAAAGAACACGGGGAAGACGTCGAATTCCTGGTGCAATTCATGTCCAAACTCGAACGATTGGCGGCAAGTATGCTGCTGCGGCGAGTCTATGCCACTCCACGCCAGCAGCGCTACATGGAGCTGCTGAAACAGCTCGTCGAGGGTGACGGCCTCCAAGCGGACGCATTCGAGCTCTCCGATGCCGAGCGAAGAGAGACGCTCGACCGCATCGACGGTGAGCTTTACCTGGCAACCCGCGTGCGCAAGTATGTTTTGCTGCGACTCGATTCGGTTCTCGCCCAGGACCCAGGCGCGTCATACGACCACCGCATCATCACTGTCGAGCATGTACTCCCCCAGACCCCTCCGCAGGAGAGTCAATGGGCGCGAGGACTTCTCCGAGGAGGACGCGGAGCAGTGGACGCACCGCCTAGGCAACTTGCTGCTGCTTAA
- a CDS encoding SDR family NAD(P)-dependent oxidoreductase: MSTQDMNTQLQDQVAVVTGGAAGIGGAISRTLVARGAKVVAVDINDDAGAALENDLGDNVVFLNGDVSKPETAKKAVKLAVEKFGKLTGVVNNAHASRQKPFTDLQQEDWDLSFGTGFEATKNFMLAAYPHLKDNGGAIVNFASGAGIVGQPTQAAYAAAKEAIRGLSRVVANEWAKDDIRVNVVGPMALTEGVQKWSEAFPELYQQSLQRIPLGRFGDPETDVAPVVAFLLSRDARYITGQTLMVDGGTNKVY; encoded by the coding sequence ATGAGCACTCAAGATATGAACACGCAGTTGCAGGATCAGGTTGCCGTGGTCACCGGCGGCGCGGCAGGTATCGGCGGGGCAATCTCGCGCACTCTCGTCGCACGTGGAGCGAAGGTAGTGGCCGTAGACATTAACGACGACGCCGGCGCCGCCCTCGAGAACGACCTCGGGGACAACGTTGTCTTCCTCAACGGCGACGTGAGCAAACCGGAGACCGCGAAGAAGGCCGTAAAACTTGCGGTGGAGAAGTTTGGCAAGCTCACCGGCGTGGTCAACAACGCACACGCGTCGCGACAAAAGCCATTCACCGATCTGCAGCAGGAGGACTGGGACCTGTCCTTCGGCACCGGCTTCGAGGCCACCAAGAACTTCATGCTTGCTGCCTACCCGCACCTTAAAGACAACGGTGGCGCGATCGTGAACTTTGCCTCCGGCGCCGGCATTGTCGGCCAGCCCACCCAGGCGGCGTACGCGGCAGCTAAGGAAGCGATTCGTGGCCTTTCACGCGTGGTAGCCAACGAGTGGGCGAAGGACGACATTCGCGTCAACGTCGTCGGTCCGATGGCGCTAACCGAGGGCGTGCAGAAGTGGTCCGAGGCATTCCCGGAGCTCTACCAGCAGTCTCTGCAGCGCATCCCGCTCGGTCGTTTCGGCGACCCAGAGACAGACGTCGCCCCGGTCGTCGCATTCTTGCTTAGCCGCGACGCCCGCTACATCACCGGCCAAACACTCATGGTGGATGGCGGAACCAACAAGGTCTACTAG
- a CDS encoding amino acid permease yields the protein MTNADLPEQYSDEHLELARDEFDAENLTDADIDQIKEQREGDEPDGSFMRWVITLFGTGVGAGILFLPINAGSFGFWPLVVATLLIAPMVFFSHRTYARIVAASPVKGLDVLQVITALTGRKRGFASAVLYWLGIYPTVLIYGISITNTLDSFIVNQLGGAQVDRWVLATVSVGIMTGAYALGKKITLWIANALVYPLIIALAAVSLYLIPRWDFASFRGYESDVPVWQGLLLILPVLVFSFSHMAALSQFALDVQKKKDGDVEAVEREVSKVELVTALMLVAFTMFFVWSCALSLGAEGMDAAREQNVPVLSYLANETDTPFMAWMSPIIAIAAIVTSYFGHLLGTEEGTGYLVRVVAPGFASRVSTTTLRWSVNIFVFVTAVLVAVANPSILDMISVVGGIFVAFLVYIMPVLLFHKAVAFKHYARRPDTIFVLVVGLVIMGVTVWNIVAG from the coding sequence ATGACTAACGCGGACCTGCCGGAGCAGTACAGCGATGAACACCTGGAACTCGCGCGTGACGAGTTCGACGCGGAGAACCTCACCGACGCGGATATCGACCAGATCAAGGAGCAGCGTGAGGGCGACGAACCAGACGGTTCGTTTATGCGTTGGGTGATCACGCTCTTCGGTACCGGCGTGGGTGCGGGCATCCTGTTTCTGCCGATTAATGCGGGTAGTTTCGGGTTCTGGCCGTTGGTCGTCGCTACGCTGCTCATTGCTCCGATGGTGTTTTTCTCGCATCGGACGTATGCGCGCATTGTGGCGGCGTCGCCGGTGAAGGGCCTGGATGTGCTGCAGGTGATTACGGCGCTGACGGGCCGCAAGCGGGGGTTCGCCTCGGCGGTGCTGTATTGGCTGGGGATTTATCCCACGGTGTTGATTTACGGCATTTCGATTACGAACACGCTGGACAGTTTCATCGTCAATCAGTTGGGTGGCGCGCAGGTGGACCGGTGGGTGCTGGCCACGGTGTCGGTGGGCATCATGACGGGTGCCTATGCGTTGGGCAAGAAGATCACGCTGTGGATCGCGAACGCACTGGTGTATCCGCTGATCATTGCGCTTGCGGCGGTGTCGTTGTATCTGATTCCGCGGTGGGACTTTGCCAGTTTCCGTGGCTACGAGTCGGATGTTCCGGTGTGGCAGGGCCTGCTGTTGATTCTGCCGGTGTTGGTGTTTTCGTTCAGCCACATGGCGGCGTTGAGCCAGTTCGCGTTGGATGTGCAGAAGAAGAAGGACGGCGACGTTGAGGCTGTCGAGCGTGAGGTGTCCAAGGTGGAGTTGGTCACGGCGCTGATGCTGGTGGCGTTCACTATGTTTTTCGTGTGGTCGTGCGCGCTGTCGCTCGGCGCGGAGGGTATGGATGCGGCGCGCGAGCAGAATGTGCCGGTGCTGTCGTATCTGGCCAATGAGACGGATACGCCGTTCATGGCGTGGATGAGCCCGATCATTGCCATCGCTGCGATTGTCACGTCGTACTTCGGTCACCTCCTGGGGACGGAGGAGGGCACCGGCTATCTCGTGCGCGTGGTCGCGCCGGGCTTTGCGTCTCGCGTATCGACGACCACCCTGCGCTGGTCCGTCAACATCTTCGTCTTTGTCACCGCGGTGTTGGTGGCGGTGGCGAACCCGTCGATTCTGGACATGATTTCGGTGGTCGGCGGTATTTTCGTTGCGTTCTTGGTCTACATCATGCCGGTGTTGCTGTTCCATAAGGCGGTGGCGTTTAAGCACTACGCGCGTCGCCCGGACACGATCTTTGTGCTCGTGGTGGGGTTGGTGATCATGGGTGTCACCGTGTGGAACATCGTGGCCGGCTAA
- a CDS encoding ornithine cyclodeaminase family protein, which produces MRYVDYDEAMATLSPAAAVQAVRDALLSGFDPATDSQRQKVGLPHGEMHLLPSALDGAVGVKVLGIQPPGSTVDVPLIQGSYLLMGGETLTPEWLIDAAALTTLRTPAVAVAGVLSLLDDPVNAVIFGTGAQGLGHAATLEDVLDVSCTFVSRTRPDGFAYPWAEAGTSAADEAVAGAELVVTATSSPSPILSAEHLRDGAIVLAVGAHTTDTRELDTDVLAGAQVIVEDVGAAKGEAGDVAIAVEEGALSWDDVVSMADVVRGDVALDTSRRIVFKTVGMPWEDLAVARALAAAAS; this is translated from the coding sequence ATGCGCTACGTGGACTACGACGAAGCAATGGCCACCCTCTCCCCCGCCGCCGCGGTCCAGGCCGTGCGCGACGCGCTGCTCAGCGGCTTCGACCCCGCGACTGACTCGCAGCGCCAAAAGGTCGGCCTCCCCCACGGCGAGATGCACCTGCTTCCGTCGGCGCTCGACGGTGCGGTCGGCGTGAAGGTGCTCGGCATCCAGCCGCCGGGCTCGACCGTGGATGTCCCGTTGATCCAGGGCTCGTACCTGCTCATGGGCGGCGAAACGCTCACGCCGGAGTGGCTTATCGACGCCGCCGCGCTCACCACCCTCCGCACCCCCGCCGTCGCCGTCGCTGGGGTGCTTTCGCTTCTCGACGACCCCGTAAACGCCGTCATCTTCGGCACCGGCGCCCAGGGCCTTGGCCACGCCGCCACGCTCGAGGACGTCCTCGACGTCTCCTGCACGTTCGTCTCCCGGACTCGCCCGGACGGTTTTGCCTATCCCTGGGCTGAGGCGGGCACGTCCGCTGCCGACGAGGCGGTGGCCGGCGCTGAACTCGTGGTCACCGCAACCTCCTCCCCTTCTCCGATCCTGAGCGCCGAGCATCTTCGCGACGGCGCCATCGTCCTCGCCGTCGGCGCCCACACCACCGACACGCGCGAGCTTGATACTGACGTCCTTGCAGGCGCGCAGGTGATCGTCGAAGACGTCGGCGCCGCCAAGGGCGAGGCCGGCGACGTTGCCATCGCGGTCGAGGAAGGCGCACTCTCGTGGGACGACGTCGTGTCCATGGCCGACGTGGTCCGTGGCGATGTTGCGCTGGACACCAGCCGACGCATCGTGTTTAAGACGGTCGGCATGCCGTGGGAGGACTTGGCGGTGGCGCGGGCGCTGGCCGCAGCGGCATCGTGA
- a CDS encoding helix-turn-helix transcriptional regulator produces MDIEALGSFVRAQRKERRLTQLEVAELADVSDRFLRELEHGKPTAEIGKVIDVLAVLGYDLEPVVHRADELGRF; encoded by the coding sequence GTGGACATAGAGGCACTCGGCAGCTTTGTGCGCGCCCAGCGTAAGGAGCGGAGGCTGACCCAACTGGAGGTCGCCGAGCTTGCCGACGTGTCGGACCGGTTCCTTCGGGAGCTGGAGCACGGTAAGCCGACGGCCGAGATTGGCAAGGTGATCGACGTTCTTGCCGTGCTCGGGTACGACCTTGAACCCGTCGTGCATAGAGCTGACGAGCTGGGGCGATTTTGA
- a CDS encoding helix-turn-helix transcriptional regulator, whose translation MGDFLAEELEERGWSEADFAAIMGRPTRFVKEIISGERELTRESAELVGAARGTSAELWLNLQDTFLAWRHG comes from the coding sequence GTGGGAGATTTCCTCGCGGAGGAATTAGAAGAACGTGGTTGGAGCGAAGCAGATTTCGCCGCGATCATGGGACGGCCGACGCGCTTTGTTAAAGAGATCATCTCGGGCGAGCGGGAGCTTACGCGGGAATCCGCTGAGCTGGTCGGAGCAGCACGTGGTACCTCGGCAGAGCTGTGGCTCAATCTGCAAGACACATTTCTTGCGTGGAGGCACGGGTAA